In the bacterium genome, one interval contains:
- a CDS encoding hydantoinase/oxoprolinase family protein — MTGGPNGAWRIGVDTGGTFTDLVAVGPGGEVRLQKVASTPAEPARATFDALKRSGVDPRGEVDSFIMGTTIATNALIQRRGAPTVLITTAGFEDVLYIQRIDRQGLYDLQWIKAEPYVPRDRVVGVNERILADGSVRTALAGAELDRVIDEVRRITADDHKPAVAVSLLFSYVNPTHEQELAAALQEALGGLPVSISSEVAPIWREYERSNTTAMDAYVKPIVANFAGDLLRELQALEMGGWHGLLRSNGGHVAIPDATAKPVEIVLSGLAAGMIAGAHFARAVDTAKAVTLDMGGTSADVGVIVDGELQFSGLFEVEFGLPLALPILDVTAIGAGGGSIASIDSGGLLKVGPESAGAEPGPACYGLGGEAPTVTDANVVMGRLNPGYFLGGRMNLDADRARSAIDPLADRLGLTPEDTAEAIVSVSIENMDGAMRLVTVDRGLDYREFDLVAYGGAGPLHATEIARRMGMNRVIVPPNPGLVSAYGTVIADQRVDRRITLVRRLDHAGSEDLPGALGRLADETVAELRSQLRRPDAPVDVTTYVACRYLGQNYEQEIRTEFGHVDRSFELAVPIGPEAVDFVARLADGYHTTHEAAYGYEMRDQPIQSVYLGATALSEAPEVLIRPYAGGGDGTTPATRRVLAAAGQWVDALIANRDTLEVGETLEGPAVIEEADSTTWVPPGFRATVHESQCLIIARSDAEARP; from the coding sequence GTGACCGGGGGCCCGAACGGCGCCTGGCGGATCGGCGTCGACACCGGCGGGACGTTCACGGACCTGGTCGCCGTCGGGCCGGGCGGTGAGGTGCGCCTCCAGAAGGTCGCCTCCACGCCGGCCGAGCCGGCAAGGGCCACCTTCGACGCCCTGAAGCGGTCCGGGGTGGATCCGCGGGGCGAGGTCGACTCCTTCATCATGGGGACGACCATCGCCACGAACGCCCTCATCCAGCGGCGCGGCGCGCCGACGGTGCTCATCACGACCGCCGGATTCGAGGACGTCCTCTACATCCAGCGCATCGACCGGCAGGGCCTGTACGACCTGCAGTGGATCAAGGCCGAGCCCTATGTGCCGCGCGACCGGGTCGTCGGCGTCAACGAGCGGATCCTCGCCGACGGTTCGGTGCGCACGGCGCTCGCCGGCGCGGAGTTGGACCGCGTCATCGACGAGGTGCGCCGGATCACCGCAGATGACCACAAGCCGGCGGTGGCGGTGTCCCTGCTCTTCTCCTACGTGAACCCCACGCACGAGCAGGAGTTGGCAGCGGCCCTGCAAGAAGCGCTGGGGGGATTGCCCGTCTCGATCTCGAGCGAAGTGGCGCCCATCTGGCGCGAGTACGAGCGGTCCAACACGACCGCCATGGACGCCTATGTCAAGCCGATCGTCGCCAACTTCGCCGGCGACCTCCTCCGGGAACTGCAAGCCCTCGAGATGGGCGGTTGGCACGGCCTGTTGCGGTCCAACGGCGGCCACGTGGCGATTCCCGACGCCACCGCCAAGCCCGTGGAGATCGTGCTCTCGGGTCTCGCCGCGGGGATGATCGCCGGCGCCCACTTCGCCCGCGCGGTGGACACCGCCAAGGCGGTCACGCTGGACATGGGCGGCACCAGCGCCGACGTGGGCGTCATCGTGGACGGCGAGTTGCAGTTCTCCGGATTGTTCGAGGTGGAGTTCGGGCTGCCGCTGGCGCTGCCGATCCTCGACGTGACGGCGATCGGCGCCGGCGGGGGGTCGATCGCCTCCATCGACTCCGGCGGCCTGCTGAAGGTCGGCCCCGAGAGCGCCGGAGCCGAGCCCGGCCCGGCGTGCTACGGCCTCGGCGGCGAGGCGCCGACGGTGACCGACGCCAACGTCGTGATGGGGCGCCTGAACCCCGGCTACTTCCTCGGTGGGCGCATGAACCTCGACGCCGATCGGGCCCGCAGCGCCATCGACCCCCTCGCGGATCGTCTCGGGCTGACGCCGGAGGACACCGCGGAGGCCATTGTGTCGGTCTCCATCGAGAACATGGACGGCGCCATGCGTCTCGTCACCGTGGACCGGGGGCTCGACTACCGGGAGTTCGACCTCGTGGCCTACGGCGGTGCCGGGCCGCTGCACGCCACCGAGATCGCTCGGCGGATGGGGATGAACCGCGTCATCGTGCCGCCGAATCCCGGACTCGTCTCCGCCTACGGCACCGTGATCGCCGACCAGCGCGTGGACCGGCGGATCACGCTCGTGCGCCGGTTGGACCACGCGGGGTCCGAGGATCTGCCGGGCGCCCTGGGCCGTCTCGCCGATGAGACCGTCGCGGAGTTGCGGTCGCAGCTGCGGCGGCCGGACGCGCCCGTCGACGTCACGACCTACGTGGCCTGCCGCTACCTCGGCCAGAACTACGAGCAGGAGATCCGCACCGAGTTCGGCCACGTGGACCGCAGCTTCGAACTCGCCGTTCCGATCGGCCCCGAGGCGGTTGATTTCGTGGCGCGACTCGCCGACGGCTACCACACCACCCACGAAGCCGCCTACGGCTACGAGATGCGCGACCAGCCCATCCAGTCGGTCTACCTGGGCGCCACTGCCCTCTCGGAGGCGCCGGAGGTGCTCATCCGCCCCTACGCCGGCGGTGGCGACGGCACGACGCCGGCGACCCGGCGCGTCCTGGCGGCGGCCGGGCAGTGGGTGGACGCGCTCATCGCCAATCGCGACACCCTGGAGGTGGGGGAGACGCTCGAGGGCCCCGCCGTCATCGAGGAGGCGGACTCCACGACCTGGGTGCCGCCCGGGTTCCGGGCCACGGTGCACGAGAGCCAGTGCCTGATCATCGCCCGCAGCGACGCCGAGGCCCGACCATGA
- a CDS encoding putative DNA binding domain-containing protein: MTPLRAFGDGPPVELQGWVDEAVQRARGAGTDLRGVEIKAAAGGLPRSVRNSVCAFANTQGGVVILGLSDGDFRPVPVDAARLADDLASTCAEDLEPPIRSDIDMAQVDGSPVVAALVDELPAGRKPCYVKNRGLEGGTYTRTHDGDRRLSTYEFHVLMTGRGQPLDDVAVVDGARRSDLDHDLLASLLTRMRRRRGRALRDADDEEILRMLRILVGDGPEPSVTLAGLMSLGRYPQQFLPQLNVTYVAFPTINGDPFGDGTRFLDNESIDGPIPVMVAAVQAAVRRNSTRRAVVSGEGRQDVWEYPDEVVREIVVNALLHRDYHPLAHGSQVRIEAYPDRLEVTNPGGFHGDVNRARLFAEPQSSSRNSYLAKLLEDVEIPRTNRTVCENRGSGLVAIARELRAAGTGAPELADRISETTMTIRSAGYADPHFPQPEPDGDETEPWRRAQMSATGRMPPPPSSGEAATDPCDRIRDLLTGGPLPTRTLAEALAMTPQGALKHLRRLEKAGEIEQTEPSRRSPLNRWRLAGAP; this comes from the coding sequence ATGACACCTTTGAGGGCGTTCGGCGACGGTCCGCCCGTCGAACTCCAGGGTTGGGTTGACGAAGCGGTGCAGCGCGCTCGCGGGGCGGGCACCGACCTGCGCGGCGTTGAGATCAAGGCGGCGGCAGGCGGACTGCCGCGTTCGGTCCGCAACTCCGTGTGTGCCTTCGCCAACACGCAGGGTGGTGTGGTGATCCTGGGGTTGAGCGACGGTGACTTCCGCCCGGTGCCCGTGGATGCCGCCAGGTTGGCCGATGACCTCGCCTCGACCTGCGCCGAAGACCTCGAGCCGCCGATTCGCTCCGACATCGACATGGCGCAGGTCGACGGCAGTCCGGTGGTGGCAGCGCTGGTGGACGAGCTGCCCGCGGGTCGCAAACCCTGCTACGTCAAGAACCGCGGCCTTGAGGGTGGAACGTACACCCGAACCCACGACGGCGACCGCCGGCTGAGTACCTATGAATTCCATGTGCTGATGACGGGGCGCGGGCAGCCGCTGGACGATGTCGCAGTCGTCGACGGTGCGCGACGTTCGGATTTGGATCACGATCTGCTCGCCTCGCTGCTCACTCGCATGCGCAGGCGACGGGGACGCGCACTGAGAGACGCTGACGACGAAGAGATCCTTCGCATGCTCCGCATCCTCGTGGGCGACGGCCCCGAGCCTTCCGTCACCTTGGCCGGCCTGATGTCGCTCGGGCGCTACCCGCAGCAGTTCCTGCCGCAACTGAACGTCACGTACGTTGCGTTCCCGACGATCAACGGCGACCCATTCGGCGACGGCACCCGGTTCCTCGACAACGAATCGATCGACGGCCCGATCCCTGTAATGGTCGCCGCGGTGCAGGCCGCAGTGCGACGGAACAGCACGCGACGGGCAGTCGTCTCCGGTGAAGGCCGTCAGGACGTCTGGGAGTATCCGGACGAGGTGGTGCGGGAAATCGTCGTCAACGCCCTGCTCCACCGCGACTACCACCCTCTCGCCCACGGATCCCAGGTACGCATCGAGGCCTACCCCGACCGTCTCGAGGTCACCAACCCCGGCGGTTTCCACGGCGACGTCAACCGTGCGCGCCTGTTCGCCGAGCCGCAGAGCTCGTCACGCAACTCGTATCTGGCGAAACTCCTCGAGGACGTCGAGATCCCTCGCACGAACCGCACGGTCTGTGAGAACCGCGGGTCGGGGCTTGTGGCCATCGCTCGCGAACTCCGCGCCGCCGGCACCGGGGCCCCCGAACTGGCCGACCGAATCAGTGAGACGACGATGACCATCCGGTCTGCGGGCTACGCGGACCCGCATTTTCCGCAGCCCGAACCCGACGGCGACGAGACCGAGCCCTGGCGCCGCGCGCAGATGTCGGCGACCGGCAGAATGCCGCCCCCTCCTTCAAGTGGCGAAGCGGCGACCGACCCGTGTGACCGTATCCGGGACTTGTTGACCGGCGGTCCGCTTCCAACGAGGACGCTCGCTGAGGCTCTCGCCATGACCCCGCAGGGAGCGCTCAAACACCTGCGCCGGCTCGAGAAGGCCGGAGAGATCGAACAGACCGAGCCGTCCCGTAGAAGTCCGCTCAACCGCTGGCGTCTGGCGGGGGCGCCCTGA
- a CDS encoding DUF2791 family P-loop domain-containing protein yields the protein MENTIGLRQWFEVIDTEYLSTFIPQGGASVKFAVTPEHLDPALYGTIEARCAALDHLVVRLDARTMRAHMPQDLFFEMARQLDWRTLARRSILVLASQEGYAVEGIDPKASGVYEAIAEANNHSPGSVRQDLRPELQRHIRFDAAMAKDFRVCMSHLCLREFVRHEYTAQPLLDWLTGENLRISAVKDFSIAGGINRTTARYFIESSLHWIRKAGFAGTVVLFDNRRVTLSRNPKDGNRYYTRAMALDHYELLREFVDGVDRLSGALMLVVTSKEFLNPSEERRSRGYGIYQALRTRVMDDVRDSKRANPVASLVELSEEIDHDS from the coding sequence ATGGAGAACACGATCGGCCTCCGGCAGTGGTTCGAGGTCATCGACACTGAGTACCTGTCGACGTTCATCCCCCAAGGCGGCGCCTCGGTCAAGTTCGCCGTCACACCGGAGCACTTGGACCCTGCCCTCTATGGGACGATCGAGGCCCGCTGCGCGGCACTGGACCATCTCGTCGTGCGCTTGGACGCGCGGACCATGCGCGCCCACATGCCGCAGGATCTCTTCTTCGAGATGGCGCGCCAGCTCGACTGGCGGACGCTGGCACGGCGTTCGATTCTTGTACTGGCCTCCCAAGAGGGATATGCGGTGGAGGGAATCGACCCGAAAGCATCTGGGGTTTACGAGGCGATAGCGGAAGCCAACAATCACTCACCCGGCTCGGTGCGCCAGGATCTCCGGCCCGAGCTACAGCGCCACATCCGCTTCGACGCCGCCATGGCCAAGGACTTCCGCGTGTGCATGAGCCATCTCTGTCTGCGGGAGTTCGTCCGCCACGAGTACACCGCACAGCCGTTGTTGGACTGGTTGACCGGTGAGAACCTACGCATCAGTGCGGTCAAAGATTTCTCCATCGCCGGAGGAATCAACCGCACCACCGCCCGCTATTTCATCGAGTCGTCCCTGCATTGGATCCGCAAAGCGGGATTCGCAGGCACGGTGGTCCTGTTCGACAATCGCCGGGTCACGCTCTCCCGCAACCCCAAGGACGGGAACCGGTACTACACGAGAGCGATGGCTCTTGATCATTACGAGTTGCTGAGGGAGTTCGTCGACGGCGTGGACCGTCTGAGCGGCGCTCTCATGCTGGTCGTGACAAGCAAGGAGTTTCTCAACCCATCCGAGGAACGCCGATCGCGCGGCTACGGGATCTATCAGGCACTCCGAACCCGCGTCATGGACGACGTGCGTGACTCGAAAAGAGCGAATCCGGTGGCGTCGCTGGTCGAGCTGTCAGAGGAGATCGACCATGACTCCTGA
- a CDS encoding XRE family transcriptional regulator: MPESLDTLVLGQRIRYERRRKGLTLAALGELVGRPAPYLSQLENGRIEPRLSLLGDLAEALGCSAGDLLNGEAPTRRADLEVRLARIQQTDAYRSLRLPELKATARLPDAALEHLLALHDAWRDGSEGRSAATGGPAVDPVRRANIVLRAQMRARDNYYGEIEEVANAVLRAASYPGAGPVSERILLDLADHLGYRIDRVRDIPRSTRSVTDLRRRVIYIPQRDELPTRAARSVVLSTLGHFALDHSDPETIEDYLRQRVESNYFAGAVLAPQSPAVSLLQEAAGEGDIATQDLKDVFYVSYEMAAHRLTNLATEHLGIPMHFMRADEEGLISKAYENDNVPFPTAPDGSLEGVRVPTSWAPRQVFHSADTYATYAQYTETDAGDYFCVTQVDTTRDHGHTVTVGTTAAHAGRFRGSGTARRIVSPQATRTPGPGAGDGPPSDRRVWASARDREFVLGPLTSPDGALAPSPGVSMSEVHAFLDRHRGDDR; encoded by the coding sequence GTGCCCGAGTCGCTCGACACTCTCGTGCTCGGACAGCGGATCCGGTACGAGCGGCGCCGGAAAGGGCTGACTCTCGCGGCGCTGGGCGAACTCGTGGGCCGCCCCGCTCCCTATCTCTCGCAACTCGAGAACGGCCGGATCGAGCCGCGCCTGTCGCTGCTGGGTGACCTGGCCGAGGCCCTGGGGTGCAGCGCGGGCGACCTGCTGAACGGCGAGGCGCCGACCCGACGAGCCGACTTGGAGGTCCGGCTCGCCCGCATCCAGCAGACCGACGCCTACCGATCGCTGAGGCTGCCCGAGTTGAAGGCCACGGCCCGGCTCCCCGACGCCGCCCTCGAGCATCTCCTGGCACTGCACGACGCCTGGCGTGACGGCTCAGAGGGCCGCTCCGCCGCCACCGGAGGCCCCGCGGTGGATCCGGTGCGGCGGGCGAACATCGTGCTGCGGGCGCAGATGCGTGCCCGCGACAACTACTACGGGGAGATCGAAGAGGTTGCGAACGCAGTCCTCAGGGCCGCCTCCTACCCCGGTGCCGGCCCGGTGTCCGAGCGCATCCTGCTGGACCTCGCCGATCACCTGGGCTACCGGATCGACCGGGTGCGCGACATCCCCCGCTCGACCAGGTCGGTCACCGACCTGCGCCGCCGGGTGATCTACATCCCCCAGCGCGACGAGTTGCCGACGCGCGCCGCCCGGTCGGTGGTGCTGTCCACCCTCGGCCATTTCGCGCTCGACCACTCCGACCCCGAGACCATCGAGGACTACCTGCGCCAGCGGGTGGAGTCCAACTACTTCGCCGGTGCGGTGCTGGCGCCCCAGAGCCCGGCGGTGTCACTGCTTCAGGAGGCCGCCGGCGAGGGCGACATCGCCACCCAGGACCTCAAGGACGTCTTCTACGTGTCCTACGAGATGGCCGCCCACCGGCTCACGAACCTCGCCACCGAGCATCTCGGAATCCCGATGCACTTCATGCGGGCCGATGAGGAGGGGCTCATCTCCAAGGCCTACGAGAACGACAACGTGCCGTTCCCGACCGCGCCGGACGGGAGCCTCGAGGGTGTGCGTGTCCCGACCTCGTGGGCGCCGCGCCAGGTGTTCCACTCCGCCGACACCTACGCCACGTACGCCCAGTACACCGAGACGGACGCCGGCGACTACTTCTGCGTCACCCAGGTGGACACCACCCGCGATCACGGCCACACCGTGACCGTCGGCACGACCGCAGCCCATGCCGGGCGCTTCCGGGGCAGCGGCACCGCGCGCCGCATCGTCTCTCCGCAGGCGACCCGCACCCCCGGCCCCGGCGCCGGCGACGGGCCCCCGAGCGATCGCAGGGTGTGGGCCTCGGCTCGCGACCGCGAGTTCGTTCTGGGCCCGCTGACCTCGCCCGACGGCGCCCTGGCGCCCTCGCCGGGCGTCTCCATGAGCGAGGTCCACGCCTTCCTGGATCGCCACCGCGGCGACGACAGGTAG
- a CDS encoding hydantoinase B/oxoprolinase family protein yields MTGTSMTGTPLPGAGIDRVGLTLLYKRVRNICDEMAFAMMRTAYSPIFSEGLDFSTLVLDRRGRLIATAGINPAMLGASLYAATWIIREVGPENFADGDIFVHNDPYRGGSHLPEHMMVAPVYHDGELAAFVGNIAHLAEIGGMAPGSFAATATDIFQEGLRIPPTKLFDRGEPVQDIWRIMLANHRTPDNSWGDLHAMVGSLRVGARRIGGLIAERGTDGLNEAFEQILDYAEAYMRSEIAGLPDGIYTGEDCMEDDGISDRSYWIRSRIIVEGDELIFDYSKSDEQAIGPINAPYVVTLSASLNGLLYVLARDVPVNAGIVRPVKVVAPAGTITCVRLPGPCVGGQTEFQPRIMELVLGQILSQILPERAAAASGNTSLNFLFGGVDPRNGEYYAHYHFEGMGWGGRAGSDGNSAQIVPHANCRNTPVEIFETKWPWVHEEYCLNDDTGGAGRHRGGLGVRRVMEVAGDVITVSALSERMKRSPWGLFGGRDGSRTALEVAPAGSDGYETFQDAFGLISPSKFTNIRLRRGDRVRITSPSGGGYGDPLERDPAKVLADVELGFVSRVSAESLYGVVLDGTPDDGLAVDEPATVALRRSMRDGVA; encoded by the coding sequence ATGACCGGCACATCCATGACCGGCACGCCGCTGCCGGGCGCCGGCATCGACCGGGTGGGTCTCACGCTGCTCTACAAGCGGGTCCGGAACATCTGCGACGAGATGGCCTTCGCCATGATGCGCACCGCCTACTCGCCGATCTTCTCCGAGGGGCTCGACTTCTCGACCCTGGTGCTGGACCGGCGCGGCCGGCTCATCGCCACGGCGGGGATCAACCCGGCGATGCTGGGCGCCTCGCTGTACGCCGCCACCTGGATCATCCGCGAGGTGGGCCCGGAGAACTTCGCCGACGGCGACATCTTCGTGCACAACGACCCCTACCGGGGCGGCTCGCACCTGCCCGAACACATGATGGTCGCGCCCGTCTACCACGACGGCGAATTGGCGGCCTTCGTGGGCAACATCGCCCACCTCGCCGAGATCGGCGGGATGGCGCCGGGTTCCTTCGCCGCGACGGCCACCGACATCTTCCAGGAGGGCCTGCGCATCCCGCCGACCAAGCTCTTCGACCGCGGCGAGCCGGTGCAGGACATCTGGCGGATCATGCTCGCCAACCACCGCACGCCGGACAACTCCTGGGGCGACCTGCACGCCATGGTCGGCTCGCTGCGGGTGGGGGCGCGGCGGATCGGCGGCCTCATCGCCGAGCGGGGCACCGACGGGCTCAACGAGGCCTTCGAGCAGATCCTCGACTACGCCGAGGCGTACATGCGCTCGGAGATCGCCGGCCTCCCCGACGGCATCTACACCGGCGAGGACTGCATGGAGGACGACGGCATATCGGACCGCTCCTACTGGATCCGCTCGCGGATCATCGTGGAGGGCGACGAGTTGATCTTCGACTACTCGAAATCCGATGAGCAGGCCATCGGGCCCATCAACGCCCCCTACGTCGTGACCTTGTCGGCCTCGCTGAACGGCCTGCTGTACGTCCTGGCCCGCGACGTGCCGGTCAACGCCGGCATCGTGCGACCCGTCAAGGTGGTGGCCCCGGCGGGGACCATCACCTGCGTGCGCCTGCCCGGGCCGTGCGTCGGCGGCCAGACGGAGTTCCAGCCGCGCATCATGGAACTGGTGCTGGGTCAGATCCTCAGCCAGATCCTGCCCGAGAGGGCCGCCGCCGCCAGCGGCAACACGTCGCTGAACTTCCTGTTCGGCGGGGTCGACCCCCGCAACGGCGAGTACTACGCGCACTACCACTTCGAGGGGATGGGCTGGGGCGGGCGGGCCGGCAGCGACGGCAACAGCGCCCAGATCGTGCCGCACGCCAACTGCCGGAACACCCCGGTGGAGATCTTCGAGACCAAGTGGCCCTGGGTGCATGAGGAGTACTGCCTCAACGACGACACCGGCGGTGCCGGGCGGCACCGGGGCGGGCTCGGTGTGCGGCGCGTCATGGAAGTGGCGGGCGACGTGATCACCGTGAGCGCCCTCTCGGAGCGAATGAAGCGCTCCCCCTGGGGGCTGTTCGGAGGCCGTGACGGCAGCCGGACCGCCTTGGAGGTGGCTCCGGCGGGCAGCGACGGCTACGAGACCTTCCAGGACGCCTTCGGGCTGATCTCACCCTCGAAGTTCACCAACATCCGCCTGCGCCGGGGAGACCGGGTGCGCATCACGTCACCGTCGGGTGGTGGCTACGGCGACCCGCTGGAGCGCGACCCCGCGAAGGTCCTCGCCGACGTCGAGTTGGGGTTCGTGAGCCGCGTCTCCGCCGAATCGCTCTACGGCGTCGTTCTCGACGGCACTCCGGATGACGGCTTGGCCGTCGACGAGCCCGCCACCGTGGCGTTGCGAAGGAGCATGCGCGATGGCGTGGCATGA
- a CDS encoding SDR family NAD(P)-dependent oxidoreductase — protein MQSDQRWAVVTGASRGIGAAVARRLASDGFGVSLLATKADLLGGIRDEIRAGGGEAEVVVCDLTDREQLAAVCEDLAAAHPAIHALVNNAGIVRVGDIADFGGADWDDVMEINVRAAFELVRALEPALRAAAGGPGGDASVVNVSSVMGLVACKTIISYLAAKGALNHLTRGLALELGSAGVRVNAIAPGYIRTDMFETSHPPERQVLLGLSHALERVGTPEEVAGVVSFLCSRDSTFVSGTVISVDGGLHARAAIPEH, from the coding sequence GTGCAAAGCGATCAACGCTGGGCCGTCGTGACGGGGGCGAGCCGGGGGATCGGCGCCGCCGTCGCCCGCCGTCTGGCATCAGACGGGTTCGGTGTCTCACTGTTGGCGACGAAGGCGGACCTGCTCGGTGGCATTCGCGACGAGATCCGTGCCGGGGGCGGGGAGGCGGAGGTCGTCGTCTGCGACCTCACGGATCGTGAGCAGCTGGCGGCGGTCTGTGAGGACTTGGCCGCGGCCCACCCGGCGATACACGCGCTGGTCAACAACGCCGGCATCGTGCGCGTCGGCGACATCGCCGACTTCGGCGGCGCTGACTGGGACGACGTCATGGAGATCAACGTGCGCGCCGCCTTCGAGCTGGTGCGCGCCCTCGAGCCGGCGCTCCGGGCGGCGGCCGGCGGCCCCGGTGGCGACGCCTCGGTGGTCAACGTCAGTTCGGTCATGGGGCTCGTCGCCTGCAAGACGATCATCAGCTACCTGGCCGCCAAGGGCGCGCTCAACCATCTCACCCGCGGGCTGGCCCTCGAGTTGGGCTCGGCGGGGGTTCGGGTCAACGCGATCGCGCCGGGCTACATCCGCACCGACATGTTCGAGACGTCGCACCCGCCCGAGCGCCAGGTGCTGCTCGGGCTCTCGCACGCCCTCGAGCGGGTCGGGACGCCCGAGGAGGTCGCCGGGGTGGTCTCCTTCCTCTGCTCGCGCGACTCCACGTTCGTGAGCGGCACGGTCATCTCGGTGGACGGCGGGCTGCACGCTCGGGCCGCCATTCCGGAGCACTAG
- a CDS encoding hydantoinase/oxoprolinase family protein yields the protein MQGGWQVGIDTGGTFTDLVAVRGEEQRIAKVPSTPAAFDQGVLDSITAAGIAVPEIEMIAHGTTVATNAVITQRGAATALLTTRGFRDVLELRRHNRGDPYDIQWDPPPPLVARRNRFEITERLDYAGDVVIPLDAEQVRAAARLAARRGVGTFAIAFLHSYVNPVHEDEAAEIVRSEVPGAFVSTSAALLAEPPEFERTSTAVLNAYLAPVVSDYLTALESRLRQAGFVGRLYVMHSGGGLLTVESASRFPARLLTSGPAAGAKAAEGVAASTGVAGGVVAAGVLASSEGLEEVISLDIGGTSADIAVVQGGRADIVHEFSPRFGQPARFPAIDLVTIGAGGGSIAWVDAGHLPHVGPQSAGADPGPAAYLRGGTDATVTDANLVAGRLVADVGLAGGISLDTDAAHRAVESFADRLGLSVADAALGIIEICNNNMARSIRVVTVERGLDPRNFTLVPFGGAGPLMAAELADVLGIRRIVVPLAPGVTSGLGCLYVDITHDIGEALICELAEADRARLQEVFDRLAEAMRGRLTDDGVAPERQRLEYSIDLRYLGQVRALTVELETGAVSEQFEEEYRGLFFEEYERQFHSVAVDIPVEISALRVRGVRRSERPHIPFSGSTAPLGTTERPVLTREGTVTARLAERSRLHVGSRLSGPLVLTQEDSTTWVPPHWEVEVDKLGNLQMARSE from the coding sequence ATGCAAGGCGGCTGGCAGGTCGGGATCGACACGGGCGGGACATTCACCGACCTGGTGGCGGTGCGCGGCGAGGAGCAGCGCATCGCCAAGGTTCCTTCCACCCCCGCGGCATTCGATCAGGGCGTCCTCGACTCGATCACCGCCGCCGGCATCGCCGTCCCCGAGATCGAGATGATCGCCCACGGCACCACGGTCGCCACGAACGCGGTCATCACCCAGCGGGGCGCCGCCACGGCGCTACTGACCACACGGGGCTTCCGGGACGTGCTCGAGCTGCGCCGCCACAACCGGGGCGATCCCTACGACATCCAGTGGGACCCGCCGCCGCCGCTCGTGGCGCGCCGCAACCGCTTCGAGATCACCGAGCGGCTGGACTACGCCGGCGATGTGGTGATCCCCCTGGACGCCGAGCAGGTGCGCGCCGCGGCCCGCCTGGCGGCACGGCGGGGCGTCGGCACCTTCGCCATCGCCTTCCTGCACTCCTATGTCAACCCGGTCCACGAGGACGAGGCGGCGGAGATCGTCCGGTCCGAGGTTCCGGGCGCGTTCGTCAGCACCTCCGCGGCTCTGCTGGCGGAACCCCCCGAGTTCGAGCGCACCTCCACCGCCGTGCTCAACGCCTACCTGGCCCCGGTGGTGAGCGACTACCTGACGGCGCTGGAGAGCCGGCTCCGCCAAGCCGGTTTCGTCGGCCGCCTGTACGTGATGCACTCCGGGGGAGGGCTGCTGACCGTGGAGAGCGCCTCGCGCTTCCCGGCCCGCCTGCTGACGTCCGGTCCCGCCGCCGGAGCCAAGGCCGCCGAGGGTGTCGCCGCGTCCACGGGTGTGGCCGGCGGGGTCGTGGCGGCCGGCGTGCTCGCCTCCTCGGAGGGTCTGGAAGAGGTCATCTCGCTGGACATCGGCGGTACCAGCGCCGACATCGCCGTTGTGCAGGGCGGCCGGGCGGACATCGTGCACGAGTTCTCGCCGCGGTTCGGCCAGCCGGCACGATTCCCGGCCATCGACCTCGTCACCATCGGCGCCGGTGGGGGTTCGATCGCCTGGGTCGACGCCGGGCACCTGCCGCACGTCGGGCCCCAGAGCGCCGGGGCCGACCCGGGTCCGGCCGCCTACCTGCGGGGTGGCACGGACGCCACCGTGACCGACGCCAACCTGGTGGCGGGGCGCCTCGTGGCCGACGTGGGGCTCGCGGGGGGCATCAGTCTGGACACCGACGCGGCGCACCGAGCCGTCGAATCCTTCGCCGACCGACTCGGGCTGAGTGTGGCCGACGCGGCGCTGGGGATCATCGAGATCTGCAACAACAACATGGCGCGTTCCATCCGCGTCGTGACCGTCGAGCGCGGTCTGGACCCCCGCAACTTCACCCTTGTCCCCTTCGGCGGCGCCGGGCCGCTCATGGCCGCCGAGTTGGCCGACGTGCTGGGGATCAGGAGGATCGTCGTGCCGCTGGCGCCGGGTGTGACATCCGGCCTGGGATGCCTGTACGTGGACATCACCCACGACATAGGCGAGGCGCTGATCTGCGAGCTCGCCGAGGCGGACCGCGCCCGCCTGCAAGAGGTCTTCGACCGGCTGGCCGAGGCGATGAGAGGGCGGCTGACCGACGACGGCGTCGCCCCGGAGCGCCAGCGCCTCGAATATTCCATCGACCTGCGCTACCTCGGCCAGGTGCGGGCGCTGACGGTGGAACTGGAGACCGGTGCGGTGTCCGAGCAGTTCGAGGAGGAGTATCGCGGTCTGTTCTTCGAGGAGTACGAGCGGCAGTTCCACTCCGTGGCCGTCGACATTCCGGTGGAGATCTCGGCGCTGCGGGTGCGCGGCGTCCGCCGCTCCGAGCGTCCGCACATCCCGTTCAGCGGCTCGACGGCGCCGCTGGGCACCACCGAGCGCCCGGTGCTGACCCGCGAGGGCACCGTCACCGCGCGCCTCGCCGAACGCAGCCGCCTGCATGTCGGCAGCCGCCTCTCGGGGCCGCTGGTCCTGACCCAGGAGGACTCCACCACCTGGGTGCCGCCGCACT